A genomic region of Acipenser ruthenus chromosome 9, fAciRut3.2 maternal haplotype, whole genome shotgun sequence contains the following coding sequences:
- the LOC117972916 gene encoding WD repeat-containing protein 73-like, with translation MEEDALKEDELDDWLIESIKLNCLACYSFLSGTVICTCLSSRKPHKSLNGLGRKGLCPERDFKVVHGGFSDRPISCLKHIRGTRILVSSGPPDSSLQLWQIGADDSDVIKPLHCIHNKEHTKKWSRIATSASGSPCVLHGSEVKDIQVTDLESKKAIYSLDTDNADSVSSLELLSKDEFLLCSGRGHLWLVDMRQPGSLATPCTVLPQGEGLHWCMGIRNRLSESDAASSRVARLSSSGHVLVTDMRDARSPLCQAKLNLSCESSDYNIMTVTWAPAFDDCLAVSGFNGKVHIYNTKSWIPAFTEEEPLFIHKGHAIAEGPDDWRSAVVTTHVWHPWKPRTLLSAATNGSLHVWDWIDQKMES, from the exons ATGGAGGAGGACGCCCTGAAAGAAGACGAGTTGGACGATTGGCTCATTGAGTCGATTAAACT CAATTGT TTAGCATGTTATTCTTTTCTCTCAGGTACAGTGATCTGCACGTGTTTGAGCTCCAGGAAACCACACAAGTCATTGAATGGACTGGGGAGAAAA GGGCTGTGTCCTGAACGTGATTTTAAAGTGGTACACGGTGGTTTCTCAGACCGACCCATTAGCTGTTTGAAGCACATCCGAGGGACCAG AATTCTGGTGTCCAGTGGTCCCCCGGACAGTTCTCTACAGCTCTGGCAAATTGGAGCAGATGACAGTG ATGTCATCAAACCATTGCACTGTATTCACAATAAAGAGCACACAAAGAAGTGGAGCAGGATTGCGACCAGTGCCTCAGGATCACCTTGTGTCCTTCACGGGTCAGAGGTGAAAGACATACAGGTCACAGATTTGGAGTCCAAGAAAGCTATCTACTCGCTGG ATACAGATAATGCAGATTCTGTAAGCAGTCTTGAGCTTCTGAGTAAAGATGAATTTCTCCTCTGCTCGGGCAGAGGGCACCTGTGGTTGGTAGATATGCGACAGCCTGGGAGCTTGGCTACACCCTGTACGGTCCTCCCACAGGGAGAAGGGCTCCACTGGTGTATGGGAATCAGGAACCGCCTGTCTGAGTCGGATGCAGCCTCCAGCAGAGTGGCAAGGCTTTCCTCGTCTGGCCATGTCCTTGTTACTGACATGCGGGATGCAAGGAGCCCTTTGTGTCAAGCCAAACTGAACCTTTCTTGTGAATCTTCAGACTACAATATAATGACTGTGACTTGGGCTCCTGCTTTCGATGACTGTCTTGCTGTTTCAG GTTTCAATGGGAAGGTACACATTTATAACACAAAGTCCTGGATCCCAGCATTCACTGAAGAAGAGCCGCTGTTTATTCATAAAGGACATGCCATCGCTGAAGGCCCTGATGACTGGAGATCAGCAGTAGTTACAACACATGTATGGCATCCATGGAAACCAAGGACTTTATTATCTGCTGCAACAAATGGGTCATTGCATGTCTGGGATTGGATAGACCAGAAAATGGAAAGCTAA